DNA from Prionailurus bengalensis isolate Pbe53 chromosome X, Fcat_Pben_1.1_paternal_pri, whole genome shotgun sequence:
tttcaacCTCTCACTGTTGcgtatgatgtcagctgtgggttttGTCGTATGTGGGCTTTGTGGTATTGAGCTATACAACTTCTCTGCCCCCATTCgtggagggtttttatcatggaaATATGTTCTATTTTGTCAAACGCGTTTTCTGCACCTAgggagatgatcatatggtttttatctttcattctaacGATGCGGTGCTTCGTTTATAGACACGCATGTGTTGAAAGATCCTGGTTTTCCGGCTGCAGGTTCCTCCTGCCCGTGCCCGGAGATGAGAGCTGCCTGCCCCGTAGACAGTGACAAAGAacagggcagacagagacagtCCGAGGCTCAGGCTGAGGCGCTCTTTGGTGACACTGCTCATTGAAATGCTTCCACCAGCCACAGGCCGCTCTAGACactggccaccttcttgctgtgacACCTGCCTCCAGGACAAGGCAGCTGTGCCTTTACTTTCCTCACTTGTCCTGAGGACCTATTTGGAGACGCTCAGGTACAGATTCGTAACTATAGAGTCACGGAGTTCTACACAGCTCAGTCACGTGCTCAGAGGCTTTAGGAGTTGGGCCATGGCAGTCTGTTTGGGCATGGACAGTGGGGACCATGAGCCGCACCACCGTGTGGGGAGTAGCGTCAGGCAGAGGCTTCCTGGATATCGCAGCTGGCGGGCCGTCGAAGGCTCGTGGCACGGCTGGTTCAGGCAGACGCATCCACGCGGGTGCCCGTTTGGGCAGACGCCCGAGGGTGTCGTGGCACTCTAAGGGGTGGAGCTTCATAGGTGAGAACTGATTGGCTACAGAAGGGACTGCTTGGTGGGAACCAATCACAGGTCAGGAGGCATTACCAGTGGTCCGTGTGGACAGTTGCTCTGGGCATCCGGAATTGCATTGTGGAGTAAAGGGGTGAAGCATTGTGAGAGAGCGCTTTGTCCTTCAGTGATGCCTTGAGAGGGTGGGCGGATTCAAAGTTGGGTCTCAGGTGGCTGGTGGAGGCCCCGTGAGGGCAGCAGACGAAGGCACGGGTGCCGTGGGCGTGGTGGTGGGCGCAGCAGGTGGTGGCCAGTGTGTGCCAGGTGGACCTCGTGGTGTCAGTGGCCCCAGAGTCCCTGGTGGTTCGGGTGGTGCCTGTGACCCTGGCCATCCCAGCAACCCCGGAGGCCTGAGCGATCCGGAAAGAACCAGCATTGTGGGAGAGGTAGGTGCCGCCTCTGGTGGCGCTCTCCAAATGGAGCGGGCACCCTACACACCAGGTCCTGGTGGAGATGCCGCGCCTGGCGCCAGAGGTCCTGGTAACCGACTGCTTCAGTTGTATCCTATTCAAGGAGTCCCAGCGGGCTGGACggcagggggatgggctggaGGTGGTTTGGCGCGCGgcggggtggggtgtggggggagacTTGGGGAAGTGGGGTTGaaaggggagcaggagggagctCCGGGCACCTGGAGGGTATCAGCTAGGGTTTGGCCCGTGCTGACAGaggatggggagtggggtggaCCGCCTGATGGGACTGAAGCGGTAGGGACAATGCTATCCGGGGTGGCCTGGCTGTATAGGGTGGGAGGTTGTGGACAGCCTGAGGGTcagcctggggtggggaaggcaggccTCACTGAAGAGGAGGCCTGAGGCACAGGCAAAATTAGTACTGTGGATGGTGCCTTAACCCAGTCTCCACCAGCACCCTCACTATACCTTTCCCCTCGGCCATGGATGCGGAGATTGCCCACAGGTTCCTGACTCCAAACGAGGAGCTCCAGGAGCCGGTTCGGGAGGAGCTCCATGTGAACGGCAGCATCCTGACTGTGTTAGTTCTAGAACGGTCCAGGGAGAGGGTGGTGGCAGGTGACCAGGGACAAGGTCAATTCCGGAGGAGCTGTAACGCAGACAAGGGAAACAGGAAAGGAGTGAGTCGAAGGAAGGAGTGTGGTGCTCTAGGATCGTTGCTGTGTGAAGGGGCGGAGCGGGGAAGGTGCCCCACCGGCCCTCTAACTTGACTTATTTTTTCCTACCTTGTAGCCGCTTGACTGCCGATGACCCTGGCCAgctccaaatgtccatcacctccTGTCTTGGCCAGCTTTCCCTAGTGATACGGACCATGCAGATCATCATGCCCCCCTTTTTCACAAAGCCGCAGCAGTGAAAAGGTGGCTGGACCCAACTCTGTGTCCCCCCCACATGACAGTGATTCCTGCAGCAGCTGCCGTTTTCTTACTGAGGCCGCATCTTTTGCCTATACTGGCCCTTGGGTGCTTCagatccacatttttttttttttttttttttttggtgatcaAATGGTAACTGCTACTATTCTATGTCTGGGTTTCTTTTTAGCATCTACGCCTTCTCCTATTCTCGCCTTTGTTCTCAGGTAGGGGGAGAGATTCTGACATTCAGATACTCAAGTACTAGAAGGCAATTGAAGAAGACAAGTTAGGCGATGGGAGACAAAAATGATGTCCTGTTATTCAGGACATTAACTACTGTCAACATGTTAGAACTTTTAGTTTTATACTAGCATGTACGTAGTCATGTATAATACCTGCAGAGTAGGACTTTGTGGCTTATCGGCCTTGATTCAGATCTGTGCAGAAGAGCGCTGGCACAGCTGGCTAGGTCGGCCCCACTGCCCATTCTATACTCCCGTGTCATCAGAGGCCTCATTCCCTGAGGTTCCGAACCCACAATTCTCAGAGCTCCTTGTGGTTGGCTCTCACTTGTATCATCCTTCCCCAAAGTGTTTTTCCAGTTTATTACGCTGCTGCTTGCTTCCCTGAAGTCCTGACAAGGGTccttgaggaaaacaaaaaggggaAGAGGTCTccctgaggtggggaggg
Protein-coding regions in this window:
- the LOC122476984 gene encoding EKC/KEOPS complex subunit LAGE3-like, translated to MERAPYTPGPGGDAAPGARGPGNRLLQFTLTIPFPSAMDAEIAHRFLTPNEELQEPVREELHVNGSILTVRLTADDPGQLQMSITSCLGQLSLVIRTMQIIMPPFFTKPQQ